A window of the Falco rusticolus isolate bFalRus1 chromosome 1, bFalRus1.pri, whole genome shotgun sequence genome harbors these coding sequences:
- the RPL7L1 gene encoding 60S ribosomal protein L7-like 1, translated as MAEEEPRRRIPLVPENLLKKRKAYQAIKATQAKQALLNKRKHQKGKQIQFKRLEAFVRDSWRKHRDETRLRRMEQRPGQTVVPQEHKLAFVVRIADIKGVSKRVSRVIELLRLRKNFTGTFVKLTPLSLKMLRIVEPYVAWGHPNLKSVRELILKRGQAKIGKKRMPLTDNVLIEEHLGRCGIICLEDLIHEIYSAGKYFKKVTSFLWPFHLSVARHASRNKVGFLKEMGKPGCRGEAINQLIRQLN; from the exons ATGGCGGAGGAGGA GCCGCGGCGGCGGATCCCGCTGGTGCCGGAGAACCtgctgaagaagaggaaggcCTACCAGGCCATCAAGGCTACCCAGGCCAAGCAGGCGCTGCTCAACAAGCGGAAG CACCAGAAGGGGAAACAAATCCAGTTTAAACGCCTTGAGGCTTTTGTTCGAGATTCATGGCGAAAACACCGAGATGAAACCCGGCTGAGGCGCATGGAGCAGAGACCTGGACAGACAGTGGTACCTCAGGAGCACAAACTTGCCTTTGTTGTGCGGATTGCAGA TATTAAGGGAGTGAGTAAGAGGGTAAGCAGAGTGATTGAGTTGCTGCGTCTGAGAAAAAATTTCACTGGAACATTTGTTAAACTAACTCCGTTATCACTGAAGATGCTGCGGATTGTGGAACCTTATGTGGCGTGGGG GCACCCTAACCTGAAATCTGTACGAGAGCTCATCCTGAAGCGGGGCCAAGCCAAGATTGGCAAAAAGAGGATGCCTCTGACAGACAACGTGCTGATAGAGGAACATTTAG ggAGGTGTGGTATTATTTGCCTGGAAGACCTTATTCATGAAATCTACTCAGCTGGGAAGTATTTCAAAAAAGTCACAAGCTTTCTGTGGCCATTCCATCTGTCAGTGGCTCGCCATGCTTCACGTAACAAAGTGGGTTTCCTCAAGGAAATGGGTAagcctggctgcagaggtgaAGCAATCAACCAGCTTATACGTCAGCTCAACTAG
- the MAD2L1 gene encoding mitotic spindle assembly checkpoint protein MAD2A — MAKQQGREQQGITLRGSAEIVAEFFSYGINSILYQRGIYPPETFTRVQKYGLTLLVTTDPELKNYLNNVVEQMKEWLYKCTVQRLVVVISSIESSEVLERWQFDIECDKTAKEESAPREKSQKAIQDEIRSVIRQITATVTFLPLLEAACAFDLLVYTDKDLVVPEKWEESGPQFVANSEEVRLRSFTTTIHKVNSMVAYKKDSFP, encoded by the exons ATGGCTAAGCAGCAAGGCCGGGAGCAGCAGGGCATCACCCTGCGGGGCAGCGCCGAGATCGTCGCCGAATTTTTCT CCTATGGAATCAACAGCATCCTCTACCAGCGTGGCATCTACCCCCCCGAGACCTTCACCCGCGTCCAGAAGTACGGGCTCACCCTCCTGGTCACCACCGACCCCGAGCTGAAGAACTACCTGAACAACGTGGTGGAGCAGATGAAAG AGTGGCTGTACAAGTGCACGGTGCAGCGCCTGGTGGTGGTCATCTCCAGCATCGAAAGCAGTGAGGTCCTAGAGCGGTGGCAGTTTGACATCGAGTGCGACAAAACCGCCAAGGAGGAGAG tgcACCACgagaaaaatctcagaaagCTATTCAGGATGAAATCCGATCTGTTATCAGACAAATAACTGCCACAGTAACTTTTCTGCCACTGTTGGAAGCTGCCT GTGCCTTTGACTTGCTGGTATATACAGATAAAGATTTGGTAGTGCCAGAGAAGTGGGAAGAGTCAGGACCACAATTTGTAGCCAATTCAGAAGAGGTTCGTCTTCGTTCCTTCACTACTACCATCCACAAAGTAAACAGTATGGTGGCTTACAAAAAGGATTCCTTCCCCTAA